The genomic segment CTGCCCAACGTGAACGTCAGCGTGCTGGTGATCACCGCCCGCCACGAGAACGCGCTCACCATCCCCCGGGAAGCGGTGCGCGACGAAGTCGGCAAGCGCTACGTCTTTGAGATCGTGGAGGGCGAGCTGAAGCGGCGCGAGGTGGAGACCTCGGTCTCCAACCTGACGCGCATCGAGATCACACGGGGGCTGAAGGAGCAGGCGCAGGTCGCGCTGGGCAGCGACGGGGCCGAGACCCTGCGCGACGGCATGCCGGTTCGGGTGGTGCGCCGATGAGACTCCGCGTGCTCATCGTGGCGCTGGTGGTGATGCTTGCCGCCCTGCCCGCCAGTTCGAAGGTAGCTCTTCCCATGCCGGCACAGGACCTGCTCAACCAGGGCCGCGTGGACGATGCTATCGCCCAATTGCAGGCGCGCATCCAGAAAAATCCCAACGACGCCGAGGCCCACCACCTGTTGTCGCGCGCCTATCTCATGATCGAGTCCTGGGACAAGGCAGTCCCCCCGGCGGAGCAGGCCGTAGCCCTCGAGCCCGACAACAGCGACTATCACCTGTGGCTGGGCCGCGCCTACGGACGCAAGGCGGAGCATTCCATCTTCTTCAAGGCCATCGGCTGGGCCCGGAAGTGCAAGTTGGAGTTCGAGCGCGCCGTGGAATTGAACGCCGCCAACGTGCCCGCACGCGCCGACCTGGCGGAATATTACCTGGAAGCCCCCAGCTTCCTGGGCGGAGGCAAGGACAAGGCCCAGGCCCAGGCGGAGGAGATCGCCTCCCGCGACAAGGCCGCGGCCCACATGGTGCGGGCGCGCGTGGCGGAGGACGGCAAGGACTACGACACCGCCGAGCGCGAGCTGTGGGCGGCCATCGCCGCGAGCAACGAGCCCGCCGGCTACTGGCTGGACCTGGCCGCGTTCTACCGCCGCCGTGATCGCCTCAATGACATGGAGGACGCCACCAACAAGGCGGTGGCCGCCGACAAGCAGAAGGACCCAGCCATCCTGGTGCAGGCCGCGGCCCTGCTGCTGCGCGCCGGACGCAACCTCCCCGGCGCCGCGGTGCTGGCGCGCAAGGCTCTTTCTTCTCCCGTTTCCACCAACGGCGCTCCCTCGTTCCAGGCCCACTACCTGCTGGGCCAAGCGCTGGAGAAGCAAGGCGACAACGCCGGCGCGGAGCGCGAGTATCGCGCCGCGCTCTCCCTGGCCAGAGACTACAAGCAGGCCCAGAAAGCCCTGAAGCACATCCAGGAACAGCAGAACTGACGCCGCTTCGCCCGCCCGGGTTGCAAACCAGGGGCGGCGTCCGTTAGATTGCACATCTTTCCTTTTTTCCAAGGTGAAACCATGGATCGTCGCGCGCGCGCAGGTTGCGTTTCCAGACTTCTGATGCTCACTCTCGTTTTGGCCGCCGCCCCAGCGGCCCCGGCGGAGCCGCTTCCCTTCCGCCGGGCCATCGAGCTGGCGGTGCAGCACAGCGGAGGCATGGTCATCGCCGCCGCCGACCAGACGCGGGCGCAGCAGTCCTATCAGGAGGCCCGTAGCCTGTTCTATCCCCAGATGGCACTCGGCTCGGGGCTGGCGACCACCTGGGGCTTCCCGCTGAGCATCGAGGGCTCGGCGCCAGCCCTCTTCCGCTTCAAGGTGGAGCAGATCGAGCAGGAGCGGGTGCGGGCGGGCGTGGACAGCGAGGTCGAGCTAACCCGGTCCCGGCTGGGGAAGGCGCGCGTCCTCACAATCGAACAGTGGGGGACCTAAAAAACCGCTTTGCGGCACCCCAGTATTCCAGCTTGTTCGATGATTACCTAATAAACGAAGCGGAGCTTAAGTTCTTCTAGCTCCGACTGCCGGAGCCATGCCTGAACAAGCGCATGAAGCCTGTCGCCGCCAGGTCCGGGAGCAGGAACTTTTCTTGCCGGCCGGCGCTGCGCGCCAGAGCCTCAGCCGCCTGATAGCCGCTACGCACCGCGCCCTCCATGGTTGCCGGCCAGCCGGTGGCGGTCCAGTCGCCTGCCAGGAAGACGCTGGGCCAGGCCGTCGCCGTGCCCGGACGGTAATCGTCGGAACGCGGCAGGGCCGAGTAGGTGGCGTGCACCTCCTTGATGACCGTGGACTTAATGAGCTTGGCCTCAGCCGCGCCGGGGAAGAATTCGCGCAGTTCGCGTAGCGCCATTTCTTCGATCTCATTCTTCGGCTTCTCCACCAGCGCCTTCGAGGAGCTGACCACCAGCTCCACGTAGCTCCCGCCCTGGTTTGAATCAGCACGCTGCACCAGCTCTGACTTATGGAACATCCACTGGATGGTGCGGTCGAGCAGCACGGCGTGCTCGAGGTCGGTGATCTGGCGGTCGAACCAGAGGTGGATGCCGGTGATGGGCGAGGTCTCGAAACGCGCGAGCTGCTGGCGCAAGGGCTGCGTATCCCCAGCGTCAGGGAGCAGGCGGGCGAGCGCGTCGAAGGGCACGGCGAGAACTGCGAAGTCGCTCCGGACTTCCCTTCCCGCAAGGCAGAGGCGGACCTGGCCCGGCTCCGGCTGGAAGGATTCCACCGGCGCGCGCAGTGCCACCTCGCCGCCGCGAGCGCGGATGTAATCGGCGCCGGCGCTGTAAAGCTCGGTCAACGGGACGGTGGGAATGCCCATGCGTCCCGCCTCCGGCGACTTCAGGAACGACTCGCGGAAAACCTGCGCCGCATAGTGGACGGACATGCGGTCGAGGTCTTCGTTGAGCGCGCTCACCAGCACCACCTTCCAGAAGCGCTCGATGGCGCGCTCGGTCTGCCCGTGGCGGCGCAGCCAGGCGAGAAAGTTCTCTTCCGTTTCTTTCGGCAAAGTCACGGTGATGGCCAGCATGCCGCGCGCGATGGCCCGCTTGTCCGCAAAGGAGAGCGAATCCGCGCGCAGGAACGAGGGCGCGCTGTGGAAGGGCGCGGGCAGCCAGGAGGGCGAGATCACCGACTGGCGCCCTCCGGGCTCGACGAAGGTCAAGCGATCGAACCAGCGGATTTTCTCTTCCACGCCGATGCGACGGTAGAAATCCACCAGGTTGGTGCAGCAGCCGAGCAGGACGTGCTGGCAGTTGTCCACCACCTCGCCCGTCCCGGGATGTTCGTAGGAGGAGGCGCGTCCGCCGAGGTAGGGGCGCCGTTCGAGCAACGTGACGCGAAAGCCGGCACCGGCTAGGGCGCATCCCGCGGCCAGTCCGGCCAATCCTCCGCCCACCACCGCCACCGAGGGAGCGTCTGCGGCCAGCGGGCTCATGCGTAGAGGCGGCGCAGGAATCCCCGAGAGAGGATGGCGAGCTTCTGCGGCATGGTCATGCGGATCTTTTCGCCGAAGACGTTGTAACCCCGCTCGGCGATCTTCTCCAGCAGGCGGCGATAGATCTCCACCAGCACCCAGAAGGCGGGCTGGCTGTCGTGGTCGAGCAGGGGCAGCAGCTGGTCGGCGGCGCGGTAGAACTCGCGCGCGCGCCCGGTTTCGAACTCGAGCACCGGACGGAACTTCGCGGGATCGAAACCGTTGCGCAGGGCGCCGGGCGCGAGATCCTCCGGGGAGCGTCCGAACAGAGCCAGGTCTTCCTCGGGCAGGTAGATGCGCCCCAGGCCGGCGTCTTCCTTGACGTCGCGGATGATGTTGGTGAGCTGGAAGGCGATGCCGCACTTCTCGGCCAAGGGCTCGGCCGCCGGGTCGCGATAGCCGAAGATGCGGATGGTCACCAGTCCCACCACCGAAGCCACGTGGTAGCAATAGCGGTGGAGCTCGTCGAAATCGGCGAAGGTCAGGACCGCCCCCGCCGCGGCGTCCTGGGGCGGCAGGTCCATGGCCGTGCCCTGCACCAGCTTGTCGAACAGCTCGGGAGAGATGCTGAAGCGCTTCTGCGCGTCGGCGAGGGCAAAGAGCACGGGATCGTCCGTGGCTTGGCCGGCGAGCACCTGCTGAATGGTCTCGCGCCAGGCTTCCAGGCGGGCGCGGCGCTCGGACAGGGGAACTCCCGGCTCGTCGCACAGGTCGTCGCAGTGGCGCATGAAGGCGTACACCGCGCACAGAGCGTCTCGCTTCTCCCGCGGCAGCACCAGGAAGGCGTAGTAGAAGTTGCGCGCGGCGCGGCGGGTCACGCCGCGGCACACGGCGTGGGCGTGCGCGAGCTGTGCGCCGGCGCCGCTCATCCCAGCTTCCCCAGGAAGGCGCGGGCCACCAGCCAAAGCTTGCGCGGCTTGGAGATCACCGGGCGCCGGCGCAGCACGTCGTAGCCCTGGCGCTCGATGGCGTTCAGGATCTCCTGGCCGCCACGGGTGAAGAGCTCGATGTCCAGAGCCAGTTCGCGATCCACCTTCCCCGTCAACGGCAGGCCCTCGGCGAACCACTGGCGCGCGCGCCCGACTTCAAAGCGCATCAAGTCGAGGAAGGCCGGGGTAGCGCGGCGGGCGGCGATGTCGTCTTCCGACACGCCGAAGCGGCGCAGGTCTTCGAGCGGCAGATAGATGCGTCCCTTGCCGTAGTCCACGGTAACGTCCTGCCAGAAGTTGGCGAGCTGGAGCGCGGTGCAGGTGGCGTCGGAGAGCTGCTGGCGCTCCTCATCCCGGTAGCCGCAGACGTAGAGCACGAGCCGGCCCACCGGGTTGGCGGAGTAGCGGCAGTAGCCGAGAACGTCCTCGAAAGTCTGGTAGCGCGAGACCGACTGGTCCTGGCGGAAGGCCTTCAACAGGTCAGCGAAGGGCTGCTGCGGGATGTCGCAGGTGCGCACCGTCTCGCGCAGGGCGACAAACACGGGATGGCGGGGCGCGCCGTCGTAACACGCCCGCAGGTCTTCTTCCCACTCATCGAGCAGCCGCAGCGCGTCTTCGGGATTGCCCACCTCATCGCCCAGATCGTCCGAGATGCGGCAGTAGGAATAGACGCTAAAGAAATGCTGGTGGAGCCGTTCGGGCAGGAAGTGGGTGGCGACGGAGAAATTCTCGTAGTGGCTGCGGGCCAGCGTGCGGCAGTAGGCCTGGGCCTCGGCCAGCGAAGGAGCCAGCCGGGGGAAGGCGTAAGAAGCGGGGAGAGCGTCCCACCCGCGGCGGCCGGCGGAGGCCGAGGGCGAAAGCGAATCCAGCCCGGAGGTGGCGGCGGACGGCATGGTGTGATGGTGCGGCTCCTGCGCCGGCAAGCGTCAGTGGCCCGGGATAATCGCGGTCTTGATATCACCGTTGCGGTGCAGCATATGGTGCAGCACCTGCTGCAGGCGGGAAAGTGGCGCTTCCGCGGTGACGTAATCGGTGCTGCGGATCTTCTTCTCGGCAATCAGGGCAAAAGCCTTGCGCACCACCTGCGGGGTGTGGTGGAAGGTGGCCTTCAGGGTGATTTCCGAGTAATGCAGGCGGTTGGTGTCGAGTTCTACCTTGGTACCGGTGGCGCATCCGCCGAAGAAGTTGACGGTGCCGCCCTTGCGCGCCATGTCCACGGACCACTGCCAGGCTTCGGGGCGGCCCACGGCCTCGACGACCACATCCGCGCCCCGGCCGGACGGCGTCCGGCCACGGACCGCTTGCACCACGTCCTTGACCTTGCTGATGCTCACCACTTCATCGGCGCCGAAGCGCTTGGCGGCAGAAGCCTGGGAATCGTGCTTGACCACCGAGATCACGTTGCAGCCGGTCAGCTTGGCCGCCTGCACGAACATCAGCCCCACGGGACCGCCACCGATGATGGCCACGGTGTCGCCGATCTCCACGTTGGTCTCGTGCAGGCCGCGCAGCACGCAGGCCAGCGGCTCCACCATGGCCGCCGCCTCGAAGCTCACGTTCTCCGGGATGGCCAGCATGTTGCACTCGACGATGCGTTTGGGAATCTTGATGTATTCGGCGTAGGCGCCGTTGTTGAACAGCAGGTCCTCACACAGGTTGCCCTGGTGCTTGGAGCAGTAGAAGCACATCTGGCAGGGGGCGGAGTTCAGCGCCACCACCCGCATCCCCTTGCGGAATCCTTTGACCCCGGGGCCCACTTCCTCGATGAGGCCGGCCAACTCGTGGCCGAAGAGCGCCGGGGGGACGATCATGCGGGCGTGGTACCCGCGCAGATACACCTTGAGGTCGGTGCCGCAGGTGAGCGCCACCTGCACCTTGATGAGGACCTCGCCCTCCCCCACCCGGGGGATCGGCACCCTCTCGATCTTCACGTCCTCTTTGCCGTAGAGGACGGCCGCTGTCATCTGTCCGTTCACGTTACGAATGTCCTTCCCAGCTGCTGCCCGGCTGCACCACCACTTTCATCGAGTCCGGCTGCGGATGCGCCGCCAGTTCCAAAGCTTCGACTGCCCTGTCCAGCGGAAAGCGGTGCGTGATCAGCCGGACCAGATCCATTTCCTGGCCGAAGACAAATCGCACCGACTCCTCCTGCAAATCGACCGAAGCGCTGTAGGAACCGAGCAGCGTCTTCTCGTCCACGCATACGGCTGCGGGATCCAATGCCACCTCGCCGCGGACCGTCTGGGCGAACAATAGCACCCGCCCTCCGGGTCGCGCTGCCTCCAGCGCCTGACGGATCAAACTGTTCCCCGCGGCCGCCAGTATGACTGCGTCCGCGCCCCGCCCTCCGGTGGCTTCTTTCACCCGGGCCACAGAATCGGCCTGCGAAGCGTTCCCCGAGCCGAGAATCCCAAAGCTAGCTGCTATTGTAAGCCTCTGCGGGAGCAAATCGGAAGCGACTACCCGGGTTCCGGCCCGCAAGGCCAGCACTCCCAGCAAGATACCGATGGGCCCCTGGCCCATGACCAGGACCGTCTCCCCAGGTTTTAGGTGCAGGCTTTCGATACCCTTCATGCAGGTGTTCACAGGTTCGATGAAGGCAGCCTGCTCAAAGGTTATCTGCTCCGGGATCTTCACCACGCCGCTCTTCTGCCCCGGCGGCTGGACGATCCAGTCCATCACCCGGACGTACTCGGCGAAGCCTCCGCCGGAGGGCTCGAAGCCGGCCGTGCATCCCACCTTCTTATAGACCGGGCACTGGGCGAAGACCTTGTTTCGGCAGTAATAGCACTGGCCACAGGGGATGTGATGGAAAGCCATCACCCGGTCCCCAGGCTGGAAGTCGCGCACGCCTTCGCCGGCGGCAGCCACGACTCCCGCGATCTCGTGTCCGAAGATGCGGGGCGCGGAGTGCGAGCCGGTCGCGATCTTCTTCAGGTCGGTGCCGCAGATGCCGCAGGTGTGGACGCCGATCAACAGCTCGCCCGGCCCGACTTGAGGGACCGGCACGGTTTCCAGGCGAACCTCGCCCTGGCCACGATAGACGGCGGCCTGCATGGTGGCGGGCAGCTTCTGTGCCTGTCCCTGAGCGACGGATTTTGTAGCCACCGACATTTTCGCGTTCAACCTCTCGTCGCCACGCCGGCTGCGGGGATCGGATCCGCGGGTTGCCTGGCAGATGCAGGCGCACTCCCCTGCTCTGCTTCGCGGACAAAGCTGGCGAGAGCCTTTGCCAGCGCTTCCGCGGCCAAAGAGCAGTTGCGGCCAAAAGTTCGCGCCGATGCCCAGAGCCACGGCCGCAATGCCACGTAGACAGCAAACCTCAGCGTCTCGAATTCTCCACTGGCGTCAATGAACCCCTCGGTCGGCGGCACGGGAAAGTCCAACTCGTCAGAAATCGCCTTCAGGGCGCGGAACCCTACGCCCTCCGCCTGGGCCGCGCGGGCCACCGCCGCCGCCTCCATGTCGACGGCTTCGGCGGAAAACCGCTCGGCCAGCCGCTGCTTCTCTTCCGGGCCAACCACGCCGGCCGCGGTCACAAGGACCCCGCTGCCCACGCCTCGGGTCTCAAAAGCCGTTCCGGTCGAAGCCGCGATCACCTTGGCCGGGTTCAGGATCGAAGCCACCCGCAGCTCCGGAACTATCGCTCCCGCGAATCCTGCGGAGACCACCACCTGCGGCCGGTAGCGCTCGATGACGGCGCGGGTCGCCTCGGTGGCTGCCTCGCGACCGATGCCGCCGCAGACCACCACCGCGCTCTCCGACTCGAAGAAGCGCAGCCGGTGCAGCCCGTCGGCGGCGGGGAGGCGGTAGCTCCGCCAGCCGCGCACCAGCGGCCGGACCTCCCGCTCCAGCGCGGCGACGATGGCTACTTTACGCGGTGACGTATCCATGATTTCGGAACCACTCTGCCGCGCGGCCGAGCGCGGCCTCCACCGGGACGACCTTCCATCCCAGTTCGCGCTCTGCTTTCGCGGAAGAAGCAAACATCTTCTTGCGGCCCATGCGCACCGCGTCCAGCGTGACCCGCGGCTCGCGACCGAGCAGCATCCCGGTGAAGAAGGTATCGACAGCACCGCTCACGAGCGCCACCGCATACGGCAGCTTCACCGTGGGCGCGGGCAGTCCGGTCAGGGCGGCCAGCTTGTCGAGGATCTGCTTCAGCGTCAGGTTCTCGCCTCCCAGGATGTAGCGCTCGCCCGGCTGCGCCTTCTCCGCCGCCGCGATGTGTCCGCGAGCCACCTCGGCCACGTCCACCAGGTTTAACCCTGTATCCACGTAGGCCGGAAAC from the Terriglobales bacterium genome contains:
- a CDS encoding zinc-dependent dehydrogenase gives rise to the protein MSVATKSVAQGQAQKLPATMQAAVYRGQGEVRLETVPVPQVGPGELLIGVHTCGICGTDLKKIATGSHSAPRIFGHEIAGVVAAAGEGVRDFQPGDRVMAFHHIPCGQCYYCRNKVFAQCPVYKKVGCTAGFEPSGGGFAEYVRVMDWIVQPPGQKSGVVKIPEQITFEQAAFIEPVNTCMKGIESLHLKPGETVLVMGQGPIGILLGVLALRAGTRVVASDLLPQRLTIAASFGILGSGNASQADSVARVKEATGGRGADAVILAAAGNSLIRQALEAARPGGRVLLFAQTVRGEVALDPAAVCVDEKTLLGSYSASVDLQEESVRFVFGQEMDLVRLITHRFPLDRAVEALELAAHPQPDSMKVVVQPGSSWEGHS
- a CDS encoding zinc-binding dehydrogenase is translated as MTAAVLYGKEDVKIERVPIPRVGEGEVLIKVQVALTCGTDLKVYLRGYHARMIVPPALFGHELAGLIEEVGPGVKGFRKGMRVVALNSAPCQMCFYCSKHQGNLCEDLLFNNGAYAEYIKIPKRIVECNMLAIPENVSFEAAAMVEPLACVLRGLHETNVEIGDTVAIIGGGPVGLMFVQAAKLTGCNVISVVKHDSQASAAKRFGADEVVSISKVKDVVQAVRGRTPSGRGADVVVEAVGRPEAWQWSVDMARKGGTVNFFGGCATGTKVELDTNRLHYSEITLKATFHHTPQVVRKAFALIAEKKIRSTDYVTAEAPLSRLQQVLHHMLHRNGDIKTAIIPGH
- a CDS encoding phytoene/squalene synthase family protein, giving the protein MSGAGAQLAHAHAVCRGVTRRAARNFYYAFLVLPREKRDALCAVYAFMRHCDDLCDEPGVPLSERRARLEAWRETIQQVLAGQATDDPVLFALADAQKRFSISPELFDKLVQGTAMDLPPQDAAAGAVLTFADFDELHRYCYHVASVVGLVTIRIFGYRDPAAEPLAEKCGIAFQLTNIIRDVKEDAGLGRIYLPEEDLALFGRSPEDLAPGALRNGFDPAKFRPVLEFETGRAREFYRAADQLLPLLDHDSQPAFWVLVEIYRRLLEKIAERGYNVFGEKIRMTMPQKLAILSRGFLRRLYA
- a CDS encoding tetratricopeptide repeat protein — encoded protein: MRLRVLIVALVVMLAALPASSKVALPMPAQDLLNQGRVDDAIAQLQARIQKNPNDAEAHHLLSRAYLMIESWDKAVPPAEQAVALEPDNSDYHLWLGRAYGRKAEHSIFFKAIGWARKCKLEFERAVELNAANVPARADLAEYYLEAPSFLGGGKDKAQAQAEEIASRDKAAAHMVRARVAEDGKDYDTAERELWAAIAASNEPAGYWLDLAAFYRRRDRLNDMEDATNKAVAADKQKDPAILVQAAALLLRAGRNLPGAAVLARKALSSPVSTNGAPSFQAHYLLGQALEKQGDNAGAEREYRAALSLARDYKQAQKALKHIQEQQN
- the hpnE gene encoding hydroxysqualene dehydroxylase HpnE — encoded protein: MSPLAADAPSVAVVGGGLAGLAAGCALAGAGFRVTLLERRPYLGGRASSYEHPGTGEVVDNCQHVLLGCCTNLVDFYRRIGVEEKIRWFDRLTFVEPGGRQSVISPSWLPAPFHSAPSFLRADSLSFADKRAIARGMLAITVTLPKETEENFLAWLRRHGQTERAIERFWKVVLVSALNEDLDRMSVHYAAQVFRESFLKSPEAGRMGIPTVPLTELYSAGADYIRARGGEVALRAPVESFQPEPGQVRLCLAGREVRSDFAVLAVPFDALARLLPDAGDTQPLRQQLARFETSPITGIHLWFDRQITDLEHAVLLDRTIQWMFHKSELVQRADSNQGGSYVELVVSSSKALVEKPKNEIEEMALRELREFFPGAAEAKLIKSTVIKEVHATYSALPRSDDYRPGTATAWPSVFLAGDWTATGWPATMEGAVRSGYQAAEALARSAGRQEKFLLPDLAATGFMRLFRHGSGSRS
- the hpnC gene encoding squalene synthase HpnC, with translation MPSAATSGLDSLSPSASAGRRGWDALPASYAFPRLAPSLAEAQAYCRTLARSHYENFSVATHFLPERLHQHFFSVYSYCRISDDLGDEVGNPEDALRLLDEWEEDLRACYDGAPRHPVFVALRETVRTCDIPQQPFADLLKAFRQDQSVSRYQTFEDVLGYCRYSANPVGRLVLYVCGYRDEERQQLSDATCTALQLANFWQDVTVDYGKGRIYLPLEDLRRFGVSEDDIAARRATPAFLDLMRFEVGRARQWFAEGLPLTGKVDRELALDIELFTRGGQEILNAIERQGYDVLRRRPVISKPRKLWLVARAFLGKLG